Genomic window (Pseudostreptobacillus hongkongensis):
TTTTAAACTTTACACTCCAAGAAAATCTTATAAATTTGACAAAGGTTCATATTTGTGGTAAAATAATCTCAAGTTCCATAGAAATATGGAATTTTTACATATTATGGAGGATAAAAGATGAGTAGGATTATTAAATCACTTATGCTTCTTTTTTTACCTAGTATGATGATCTTTGCTGCAAATGTGACAACTAAGGAAATTATTGAAATAGTAAATCCAAAACAAATCAAATTAGCAGAAATAATAGAAAAAGAATCAAAAATTCAAGATGTTGATGTGGATTTAATGTTAGCAATATTTTTAAGGGAGTCTCAATTTGAAAATTTAAGTCCTAATGCTTCTAATGCTAGTGGTATAGGGCAAGTTATTCCAGAAGCTTTTAAAGTCGGATTAATTAAAAGTGGAATGAGTGAAAATGAGTATAATAAAGTTTTAAAAAATAAGTTTAAAGGTAGTATTAATGCTATGAGAAAGAATGAAGAACTTAACATAAAAGCATCTATTGGTTTAGTTAAGTGGCTACTTGATTACTATGAAGGTAATAATGGGCTTGCAACTCTTTCATATAACGCAGGAATAGGAAATACTAATGCCATGATAGGTAATGGCAAAAATAAAAAAGATATTAATATATCTAAAGCTACATGGAATCAAGGAATACACTATGTATATGATGTAGGAGAGAAAGTTAAAGTTATTAAAAAGATACGTGATAACGGACTAGGTTATCTTACTGAAAATGATATAGATTTATTAAAAAATAATCTAGATAATGACTATCTTGCAAAAAATAATTGGCAAGAATCTATAGATTATCTTGGTAAGATGAATTTAAATACAGAAGAAGTTATTGTTGATAACACAACAGTATTAGAAAAAGAAGATGGTATAGCTTTGTACGATAATACTAATCTTTTTGATTTAAATTCATATATCTTAGTAATAGTTACAGTTTTGGGAATTGGAATATCTGAGTTTAGAAGAATTCAAGAAAAACAAAGAAGTCAATTAATGGTAATGAAAATAGGATATCCATATAGTATAAGATCATTAGGAATTAAAAGAACCATAGCCTATGATTTAAGATAGGCTATATATGCAGATACAGTAATGTATCTGTTTTTATTTTTCTTTTAAATTTAACAAAAAAAGTGTATAATGTATATATATTAGTTAAAGGGGTGAATAGATGATAAAAAATTTAAAATCTGAATTAATGATGTTCTTTGTAGCATTTGCATGGGGAACGGGATTTATAGCTACACAAATTGCACTTGATAATGGCATGCAAACACATAACACTAATTTTTTTAGGTTCCTATTTGCAACCATTTGCTTATACATATTTATGAAAATTAAAAAAATAAGATTAGATAAGAAATATATAATACCAGGATTAGTACTTGGTGCTTTATTAACTTCTGGATATATATTTCAAACTATAGGTTTAAAATATACTACGCCAGCTAAAAATGCTCTTTTTACTGGAATGAATGTAATATTTGTTCCATATATAGTACATATATTCTTTAAAAGGAAGATAGATAAATATATAATAATAGCGTCAATGTTAGCTTTTTTAGGAACAGTTGTAATATCAGGAGATATAACAAGTTTAAGTATGAATACTATTAATTATGGAGATGTATTAACAATAATATCAGCTGTATTCTTTGCTTTTCAAGTTGTATTTATAGGACATTTTGTTAAAAATTTAGATCCTATAAAATTATCTTTTGCACAACTACTTTCAACAACTATTTTTTCTTTGTTTTTAACTTTAGGGTATAAGCAATTTAATAATATAACAGTTGGAGGAATAGGTACAACTCTTTATTTAGGTATAGTTTGTACCTTTATATGCTTCAGTTTACAAATGATGGCACAAAAAGATATAAGTGCTTCAAAAGCTGCAGTAATATTATCTTTAGAGGTAGTGTTTGGGACATTTTTATCTATAGCTATGGGTTATGATCCTTTTAAATTAACGACAGCTTTAGGGACTATAATAATACTAACTGGAATAGTAATTGCTGAAACAAAATTGAGTTTTATTAAGGGAGATAAAAATGAATGATAAAGAGAAAATATTTCAAGAGTATTTAGAAAAGAGAAAAGAATATCAGAAGTTATCACAAGGAGTTCAAGAAGTTGACTTGCTTATAAAAATATGTGATCTAGCACGCGAAATATATGGAGAAGAATCTAATAAGCATATATATTATTTAAATGAATTAGGAGGAGCTAGTAAGTATATAGGTGAATATGAACTAGGTCTTAAATCATTAAGACGTGCACAAAAATTAATAGAGAATATTTATGGGAAAACAAGTATACCATATGCAACTAATTTGCTTAATATAATAGAAGTACTAAGATATAGAGGAGAAATGGATAGCTTAGAACCTATGTATTTAGAAGTTTTAGATATATATGAAAAAAATAATTATACTAAGGCTTATGAGTATGCAGGACTTTGTAATAATGTAGGTTTATTTTATCAAAATATAGGAAATATATCTAAAGCTATACCGTATCATGAAAAAAGTTTAGAAATTCTTAAGGATATGGAAAATCATATAGTTGAATATGCAACTACACTTAATAACTTAGTTATGCCATATAATGAAAGTGGAAATAAAGAAAAAGCAATGAAATATCTTAATGAAGCACTAGAAATATATGCTAATAAATTAGGTAAGCATCATTCAATGTATGGAGCTGCATTAAATAATAAGGCAATAATTAAATTTCAAGATGGAGACTATATTGCAAGTTTAAATATATTTGAAGAAGCCTTAGAAATTGTTAAAAAATCATTTGGTGAAAATAGTGCTAACTATTCAAATTTATTATCTAATGTGGAATATATTAGAGAATTAGTTAAAAATAGTGATAAAAAAATAGAAATAGAAGTTGATGAAAATTCATCTCTTCTGGATAAATCAAAAGAATACACAAAAAAATATATCTTACCTGAGATAGAAAAGAAAAATCCAGAATTATTAGATAAAATTTCTATAGGATTAATAGGTGAAGGTTCTGAAGTTTTAGGTTATGATGATGAGTATTCACGTGATCATGATTATACTTTTATGCCAGCAATATTTTTAGATGAAGATGATTATATTAAATATAGAAATACACTTGAGGATATACTTTTATCTTTACCTAAAGAATTTTTAGGTATAACGCACAATTCAAACGAAGTTATTAAAGAACGTAGAGAAATTCAAAATTTAGATGAGTATCTTTATAGATATATAGGTAAAAATAATACAGATCTTAGTATTATGGATTATAGAGTAATTAAGGAAACGGCATTACTTGCATTAACTAGTGGAGAAATATTTTATAGTGGAAATAAAAGACTTGAAAATATTAGAAATGATTTAAAATATTATCCAGATATAATAAGACAAAATAAGATAGCTACAGTTTGTAGTAAAATAGCTCAAAGCGGTCAGTATAATTATTTAAGACTTATGAAAAGAGGGGATATAATAGGTGCAAATGCAGCATTAAATATATTTATAGAAAACACTATACATTTAGTGTATTTATTAAATAGAAAATATATGCCTTTCTATAAGTGGTATTCTAAAGGATTACAAGAATTAGAAATATTAGGAAAAGAAATATATAAAAGAATTAAAGATATATTAGAAAATAAAGAATTAGATAAATTTCAAATATCAAATAGAATAGAAGAAATTTGTTATTTCTTAGTTGAAGAAATTAAAAAGCAAAAATTAAGTAATATAAAAGGGTACTTTATGCTAAATCATGCTATATTTATTCAAAGAAATATAGATGATGATTTCTTAAAAAATTGGACTAATTTTGAAGATTAAGAGGAGAGATTATGACAAAAGAGGAATTAATTAATGAAATAATAGAAAAAGAATGGTTGATGTTTTCTGTTTTAAAAAATACAGGTGGTGTAGCAGAATGTCAAAACAATAAACCAGAGTTTATAATTATGCGTAATGGTCAATGGGCATCACTTCCTGAAAAAATTCTTAATAGTTATTATCACGATTTGATTGATGCAGAAAATATAGGAAGAAATTTAGTTCAAGAAAAATATATTAGAATGATGGAATTTTCTGCACCAAGTGAATTTGAAGAAGTAAAACATTTACTTCCTGAATTAACACCAGCAGTAGAAACATTAGCAAGTCAAATAGAAAAAATCTATTTAACTTGGGGAGATGAATTTTATACAAAGTTCCCTAAATTTTCAACCTTATGCAGACCTTTAAGATCTAGTGGAGATGTACCAGAACGTGCTTCGGTACAAACCTATTTAAGAGGAGAACTTTCAAGTTATTCAAAAAGAACAGTATTGTTTTATTATGATTATGTAAAAGAATGTTTTGAAAAAGGTATTAATTTAATATATGAAACGCATACAGAAGTTGTAAAAGATAAAGGATTTCAAACAATAGAAGAAGTAGAAGCAGCTCTTGTATTGTAGTATTAAATATGTTAAAATTAAAAGATAAAATGACTGAAAATGGAGGATTATTATGTTAGAGATAATGTTGCCAGATGGAGCAAAAAAAGAAATTGAAAGCATGAGTGTTATAGAATTTGCAAAAAGCATATCACCAAGTCTTGCTAAAAAAACTGTAGGAGCAGTTTTTAATGGAACTAATGTAGATACAAGTTATGTAATAAATGAATCAGGAAATATAGAATTAATAACAACAGATACTAAAGAAGGATTATTTATTTTAAGACATAGTGCAGCCCACGTTATGGCTGAAGCTGTTATGAATTTATTCCCTAATACTAAAGTTACTATAGGACCTGCAATAGAAAATGGATTCTATTATGACTTTGATACAGAAAGACCATTTACAGAAGAAGATTTAGTAAAAATAGAAGCAGAAATGAAGAGATTAATTAAATTAAATTATAAATTTACAAGAGAAGTTTGGTCAAGAGAAGAAGCTAGAAAATACTTTGAAAAATTAGGTCAAAATTATAAAGTGGAAATATTAGATAGTC
Coding sequences:
- a CDS encoding transglycosylase SLT domain-containing protein codes for the protein MSRIIKSLMLLFLPSMMIFAANVTTKEIIEIVNPKQIKLAEIIEKESKIQDVDVDLMLAIFLRESQFENLSPNASNASGIGQVIPEAFKVGLIKSGMSENEYNKVLKNKFKGSINAMRKNEELNIKASIGLVKWLLDYYEGNNGLATLSYNAGIGNTNAMIGNGKNKKDINISKATWNQGIHYVYDVGEKVKVIKKIRDNGLGYLTENDIDLLKNNLDNDYLAKNNWQESIDYLGKMNLNTEEVIVDNTTVLEKEDGIALYDNTNLFDLNSYILVIVTVLGIGISEFRRIQEKQRSQLMVMKIGYPYSIRSLGIKRTIAYDLR
- a CDS encoding DUF4125 family protein, whose translation is MTKEELINEIIEKEWLMFSVLKNTGGVAECQNNKPEFIIMRNGQWASLPEKILNSYYHDLIDAENIGRNLVQEKYIRMMEFSAPSEFEEVKHLLPELTPAVETLASQIEKIYLTWGDEFYTKFPKFSTLCRPLRSSGDVPERASVQTYLRGELSSYSKRTVLFYYDYVKECFEKGINLIYETHTEVVKDKGFQTIEEVEAALVL
- a CDS encoding DUF4037 domain-containing protein, producing MNDKEKIFQEYLEKRKEYQKLSQGVQEVDLLIKICDLAREIYGEESNKHIYYLNELGGASKYIGEYELGLKSLRRAQKLIENIYGKTSIPYATNLLNIIEVLRYRGEMDSLEPMYLEVLDIYEKNNYTKAYEYAGLCNNVGLFYQNIGNISKAIPYHEKSLEILKDMENHIVEYATTLNNLVMPYNESGNKEKAMKYLNEALEIYANKLGKHHSMYGAALNNKAIIKFQDGDYIASLNIFEEALEIVKKSFGENSANYSNLLSNVEYIRELVKNSDKKIEIEVDENSSLLDKSKEYTKKYILPEIEKKNPELLDKISIGLIGEGSEVLGYDDEYSRDHDYTFMPAIFLDEDDYIKYRNTLEDILLSLPKEFLGITHNSNEVIKERREIQNLDEYLYRYIGKNNTDLSIMDYRVIKETALLALTSGEIFYSGNKRLENIRNDLKYYPDIIRQNKIATVCSKIAQSGQYNYLRLMKRGDIIGANAALNIFIENTIHLVYLLNRKYMPFYKWYSKGLQELEILGKEIYKRIKDILENKELDKFQISNRIEEICYFLVEEIKKQKLSNIKGYFMLNHAIFIQRNIDDDFLKNWTNFED
- a CDS encoding DMT family transporter, which translates into the protein MIKNLKSELMMFFVAFAWGTGFIATQIALDNGMQTHNTNFFRFLFATICLYIFMKIKKIRLDKKYIIPGLVLGALLTSGYIFQTIGLKYTTPAKNALFTGMNVIFVPYIVHIFFKRKIDKYIIIASMLAFLGTVVISGDITSLSMNTINYGDVLTIISAVFFAFQVVFIGHFVKNLDPIKLSFAQLLSTTIFSLFLTLGYKQFNNITVGGIGTTLYLGIVCTFICFSLQMMAQKDISASKAAVILSLEVVFGTFLSIAMGYDPFKLTTALGTIIILTGIVIAETKLSFIKGDKNE